The following proteins come from a genomic window of Gynuella sunshinyii YC6258:
- a CDS encoding sigma-54-dependent transcriptional regulator, producing the protein MSHILVVEDEIIIRGALRRLLERHDYRVTEAGSVHEATQYPLNSFDLIISDLRLPEAHGTDLIDMAPDVPVLIMTSYASMKSAVDAMKMGAVDYIAKPFDHDEMIRTVERIVKKDHRDTAQVKESSNDSNSSKITGLGEMVGSCPAMKKLYTRILKVAPADITVLIHGESGTGKELAAKAIHTNSTRADAPLVSVNCAAIPESLIESELFGHEKGAFTGASAARQGLVEAAEDGTLFLDEIGELPMEAQARLLRVLQENEVRRVGSVHAKKVNVRLVAATHRNLRQLVKEGRFREDLYYRLQVIEITLPPLRERGKDILEIGRSLLIKHKERLKLNQDIHFSKKAEEAMAMYSWPGNVRELENAVQRALILAETNEINVELLGIDEDDFHIPETLVNVSARVPSTPVMESQPEESPDSGFEDLSLEDYFQHFVIEHQESMSETELAQKLGISRKCLWERRQRLGIPRPKKGTASLPAQQQAGNG; encoded by the coding sequence GTGATCTCCGGCTGCCAGAAGCACACGGGACTGACCTGATTGACATGGCACCAGATGTACCGGTGCTGATCATGACCAGTTATGCCAGTATGAAATCCGCCGTGGATGCCATGAAAATGGGAGCGGTCGATTACATCGCCAAACCCTTCGACCATGATGAAATGATTCGTACTGTTGAACGGATCGTAAAAAAAGATCACCGCGATACCGCTCAGGTCAAGGAATCCTCAAACGACAGTAACAGCTCCAAAATAACCGGCCTGGGCGAAATGGTCGGCTCCTGCCCGGCGATGAAAAAACTGTATACCCGTATTCTCAAAGTCGCCCCTGCCGACATAACGGTTCTGATACACGGGGAATCGGGAACCGGTAAAGAGCTGGCCGCCAAAGCCATTCACACCAACAGTACCCGTGCCGATGCACCTTTAGTCAGCGTTAACTGCGCCGCCATTCCCGAGAGTCTGATCGAATCCGAACTGTTTGGTCACGAAAAAGGAGCATTTACCGGTGCCAGCGCAGCCCGTCAGGGACTCGTGGAAGCCGCCGAAGATGGCACCCTGTTTCTGGATGAAATTGGTGAGCTGCCCATGGAAGCCCAGGCCAGATTGCTGCGGGTGCTGCAGGAAAACGAAGTTCGGCGGGTGGGATCGGTCCATGCTAAAAAAGTGAATGTCCGGCTGGTGGCGGCAACACACCGTAATCTGCGGCAACTGGTGAAAGAAGGGCGTTTCCGTGAAGATTTGTACTACCGGTTACAGGTGATTGAAATCACCCTGCCACCGTTGCGGGAACGGGGCAAGGATATTCTGGAAATCGGCAGAAGCCTGCTGATCAAACACAAAGAGCGGTTGAAACTGAACCAGGACATTCATTTTTCCAAAAAAGCCGAAGAAGCCATGGCAATGTATTCGTGGCCAGGCAATGTTCGGGAACTGGAAAACGCAGTACAGCGGGCGCTGATTCTGGCAGAGACCAATGAAATCAATGTCGAACTATTGGGTATAGATGAAGACGATTTCCATATTCCGGAAACCCTTGTAAATGTCTCGGCCCGAGTACCATCAACCCCGGTTATGGAAAGCCAGCCAGAGGAATCCCCAGACAGCGGCTTTGAAGACTTATCGCTGGAAGACTATTTTCAGCACTTTGTCATTGAGCATCAGGAATCCATGAGCGAAACGGAGCTGGCCCAAAAATTGGGAATCAGCCGCAAATGTTTGTGGGAACGACGCCAACGCCTGGGTATCCCACGTCCCAAGAAAGGCACAGCCAGTCTGCCGGCTCAACAACAGGCGGGAAACGGCTGA
- the pcnB gene encoding polynucleotide adenylyltransferase PcnB, whose translation MIDRLLKIFTRPEPKLALVSVPRDQHTISRKDISPNALKVLYRLKNSGHQAYLVGGCVRDLMLDKKPKDFDVATDATPEEVKILFKNSRVIGRRFKIVHVSFGREIIEVTTFRAGHDSAENQEELHPKHAVAAKSEHGMLVRDNVYGTMEEDALRRDFTVNAFYYSVEDFSLKVFNQGITDIQSKTLRIIGNPETRYREDPVRMLRAARFAAKLEFELEPQTASKIPALSELLHNVAPARLFDETLKLFVSGHALASFRKLGELGLLKALLPATELSLQQDESGFYTRFIEHALLNTDRRVLQSKPVTPAFLYAALLWPAVNEQYQQLKNTGTPPSVALHKASQHVIGEQNKTTAIPKRFSIPMREIWELQLRLPRKQRARALAVLEHPRFRAAYDFLLLREEAGETTDGLGQWWTEFQQSDPAAQDIISQKQVPIRKEPGNSRPPRHRRKRPSF comes from the coding sequence TTGATTGACAGACTACTGAAAATATTTACCCGACCTGAGCCAAAGCTAGCGCTTGTCAGCGTACCCAGGGACCAACACACGATCTCCAGAAAAGATATCAGTCCAAATGCCCTTAAGGTTCTGTATCGGCTGAAAAACTCCGGCCATCAGGCTTATCTGGTGGGAGGCTGTGTCCGGGATCTGATGCTCGACAAAAAACCCAAGGACTTTGATGTCGCCACCGACGCCACGCCTGAAGAGGTTAAAATCCTGTTTAAAAACTCACGGGTGATCGGCAGGCGCTTCAAAATCGTCCATGTATCATTTGGCCGGGAAATTATTGAGGTAACCACCTTCCGGGCAGGCCACGATAGCGCAGAAAACCAGGAAGAACTTCATCCCAAACATGCAGTAGCCGCCAAGAGCGAACATGGCATGCTGGTACGTGACAATGTCTACGGCACCATGGAAGAAGACGCCCTGCGTCGGGATTTCACCGTTAATGCCTTTTATTACAGTGTCGAGGATTTTTCCCTCAAAGTGTTTAATCAGGGCATCACGGACATTCAATCCAAAACCTTGAGAATCATCGGCAACCCTGAAACCCGTTATCGCGAAGACCCCGTCAGAATGTTACGGGCGGCCCGGTTTGCTGCAAAACTGGAGTTTGAACTTGAACCTCAGACTGCCAGTAAAATCCCTGCTTTATCAGAGCTGCTACATAATGTGGCACCGGCACGGCTGTTTGATGAAACCCTGAAACTGTTCGTATCCGGCCATGCACTGGCTTCATTCCGAAAACTTGGGGAGCTTGGGCTGCTCAAAGCTCTGCTACCGGCAACAGAACTAAGTTTGCAACAGGATGAATCCGGTTTTTATACGCGCTTCATCGAGCATGCTCTGCTCAATACCGACCGACGGGTACTGCAGAGTAAACCCGTCACACCGGCCTTTTTATATGCCGCACTATTGTGGCCAGCCGTGAATGAGCAGTATCAACAACTCAAAAACACTGGCACACCTCCTTCGGTGGCTCTGCACAAAGCCAGCCAGCACGTCATCGGAGAACAAAACAAAACCACCGCCATTCCCAAGCGATTCTCGATTCCCATGCGTGAAATCTGGGAATTACAGTTACGGCTCCCCCGGAAACAGAGAGCCAGAGCACTGGCAGTGCTCGAACACCCCAGGTTTCGGGCGGCATACGATTTTCTGTTATTAAGAGAAGAAGCGGGAGAAACCACCGACGGTCTTGGTCAATGGTGGACAGAGTTTCAGCAATCCGACCCTGCAGCACAGGACATCATCAGCCAGAAACAGGTACCCATCAGAAAAGAACCCGGTAACAGCCGGCCACCCCGTCACCGCCGCAAGAGACCATCTTTCTGA
- the folK gene encoding 2-amino-4-hydroxy-6-hydroxymethyldihydropteridine diphosphokinase, which produces MMTTCYIALGSNLDDPAAQIETAFQELDATGHTRLEARSSLWSSKPLGPQDQPDYVNAVCQISTSLMPAPLLDWLQSIERTHHRIKTRHWGERTLDLDILIYGDQQIQTERLTIPHPQMTLRNFVLLPLAEIAPQLIIAGEPVSNRADSIDQAGIFRIK; this is translated from the coding sequence ATGATGACCACCTGTTACATTGCATTGGGCAGCAACCTGGATGATCCAGCTGCCCAGATTGAAACTGCCTTTCAGGAACTGGACGCTACCGGGCACACTCGGCTGGAGGCTCGTTCCTCGCTATGGTCATCCAAACCACTCGGGCCCCAGGACCAACCGGATTACGTCAATGCCGTTTGTCAGATCAGTACCAGCCTTATGCCCGCACCCTTATTGGACTGGTTGCAAAGCATCGAGCGAACCCATCATCGCATCAAAACCCGACACTGGGGTGAGCGGACTCTGGATCTGGATATTCTTATTTATGGTGACCAGCAGATTCAGACAGAACGATTGACGATTCCTCATCCACAAATGACGTTGCGTAATTTTGTACTGTTACCGCTGGCAGAGATTGCTCCACAACTGATCATTGCCGGCGAGCCCGTCAGCAACCGAGCTGATTCGATCGATCAGGCGGGTATTTTCCGAATTAAATGA
- the panB gene encoding 3-methyl-2-oxobutanoate hydroxymethyltransferase — MKKQTLTSLNKLVAEGGKFTCLTSYDATMASLINAAGVESILVGDSLGMVIQGHQSTLPVTVDDIIYHTQAVARANSTAFILSDLPFMSYQNTETALINSGKVMQAGAEMIKLEGGEWLTETVFRLAQNGVPTCIHMGLTPQSVNKFGGYRVQGRGEDASTRMLNDAKAIEEAGADFLLLECVPRPLAQAITAQAGIPVIGIGAGPDTDAQVLVSADMLGMNLGHKARFVKDYVALTGHFVPAIELFVKEVKEGLYPAPEHWFES, encoded by the coding sequence ATGAAGAAACAGACGCTCACATCCCTCAACAAACTTGTGGCGGAAGGCGGTAAATTCACCTGTTTGACGTCTTATGACGCCACCATGGCCAGCCTGATCAACGCCGCCGGCGTGGAAAGTATTCTGGTTGGAGATTCTCTGGGCATGGTCATTCAGGGACACCAATCTACGCTGCCGGTCACCGTAGACGATATCATCTACCACACTCAGGCTGTTGCTCGTGCCAATTCAACGGCTTTCATTCTGAGCGACCTGCCGTTCATGTCTTATCAGAACACTGAGACTGCCTTGATCAATAGTGGCAAAGTGATGCAGGCCGGTGCTGAAATGATCAAACTGGAAGGTGGTGAATGGCTGACAGAAACGGTCTTCAGACTGGCTCAGAATGGCGTACCTACCTGCATACATATGGGCCTGACACCACAATCCGTCAATAAATTCGGTGGTTACCGGGTCCAGGGCCGGGGCGAAGATGCCAGCACCAGAATGCTTAATGATGCCAAAGCCATTGAAGAGGCGGGTGCGGATTTCCTGTTATTGGAATGCGTCCCCAGACCGCTGGCTCAGGCGATCACCGCACAGGCAGGCATTCCCGTCATCGGCATTGGTGCCGGACCGGATACTGATGCACAGGTACTGGTCAGCGCCGATATGTTGGGCATGAACCTTGGTCACAAAGCCAGATTTGTGAAAGATTACGTAGCTCTGACCGGCCACTTCGTGCCTGCCATCGAGTTATTCGTAAAAGAAGTCAAAGAAGGCCTTTATCCCGCTCCTGAACATTGGTTTGAATCATGA
- the panC gene encoding pantoate--beta-alanine ligase has product MKTVASITELRALIREFKRAHKTIAFVPTMGNLHSGHMRLVKTAREKADIVVSSIFVNPTQFGENEDLDAYPRTLEEDKKKLIAEGCDLLFTPNSKEMYPSPDLVRVITNHISTLHCGASRPIHFNGVTTVVAKFFNLVQPDYAVFGLKDFQQFTIIKMMVEELMMPIEMVGVDTGRADDGLAHSSRNNYLTADEREVAPTLYQVLQDTRKAILTGELDWSTLIKQAKVRLSAAGMTPDYFSICRQHDLEPANTDDPDLVILAAAYLGKARLIDNIHFSQNNMQIAEE; this is encoded by the coding sequence ATGAAAACAGTTGCCTCCATTACCGAACTGAGAGCACTCATTCGGGAATTTAAACGAGCCCACAAAACCATTGCGTTTGTCCCCACCATGGGAAACCTGCATTCCGGCCATATGCGGCTGGTCAAAACGGCAAGAGAAAAAGCCGATATCGTGGTCAGCTCGATCTTCGTCAACCCAACCCAGTTCGGTGAAAACGAAGACCTTGATGCCTACCCACGCACGCTCGAAGAAGACAAAAAGAAACTGATTGCTGAAGGCTGCGACCTGCTGTTTACCCCGAACAGCAAAGAAATGTATCCCTCCCCGGATCTCGTCCGGGTTATCACCAATCACATTTCCACCCTTCATTGCGGTGCTTCACGACCCATTCACTTTAATGGAGTCACCACCGTCGTTGCCAAATTCTTCAATCTGGTACAGCCCGACTATGCTGTCTTCGGACTGAAAGATTTTCAGCAGTTCACAATCATCAAAATGATGGTGGAAGAGCTGATGATGCCCATAGAAATGGTAGGGGTGGATACCGGACGTGCCGATGATGGACTGGCTCACAGCTCCCGTAACAATTATCTGACTGCTGATGAGCGCGAAGTTGCCCCGACGCTCTACCAAGTACTGCAGGATACCCGAAAAGCCATTTTAACCGGCGAACTGGATTGGTCGACCCTGATCAAACAGGCCAAGGTGCGACTGTCTGCGGCAGGCATGACACCAGACTATTTCAGCATCTGCCGGCAACATGACCTTGAACCGGCAAATACCGATGACCCTGATCTGGTGATTCTGGCCGCAGCTTATCTTGGCAAAGCCCGGTTGATCGACAACATTCACTTCAGCCAAAACAACATGCAGATAGCAGAAGAATAG